In Massilia forsythiae, one DNA window encodes the following:
- a CDS encoding homoserine kinase yields MAVFTSVTLDDLSQWIKQFPLGNALALQGISSGIENSNFFLTTQRGEFVLTLFENLSFAQLPFYVQLMRHLAERGIPVPAPVPNDAGELVVALHGKPAAIVSKLDGSSQMDPQPVHCAEVGAMLARMHLAGQDFAMRQPNLRGLDWWVETAPKVLPHLAPETADLLRAELAFQQDFAGGVVYRALQTGPVHADLFRNNVMFVGARLSGCFDFYFAGWDTWLFDLAVTVNDWCIDLDSGRLDAARVLALTRAYHAVRPFTEAEQAAWQPLLRAAALRFWLSRLYDFYRPRAAEMLTPHDPTHFERVLRQRIQVQAPALTA; encoded by the coding sequence GCTGCAGGGTATTTCCAGCGGTATCGAAAACAGCAACTTTTTCCTGACGACGCAGCGCGGCGAATTCGTCCTCACCCTCTTCGAAAACCTCAGCTTCGCGCAATTGCCGTTCTACGTGCAATTGATGCGCCACCTGGCCGAGCGCGGCATCCCCGTGCCGGCGCCGGTGCCGAACGATGCCGGCGAACTGGTGGTGGCCCTGCACGGCAAGCCGGCGGCCATCGTCAGCAAGCTCGACGGCAGCTCGCAGATGGATCCGCAGCCGGTGCACTGCGCCGAGGTCGGCGCCATGCTGGCGCGTATGCACCTGGCCGGGCAGGACTTCGCCATGCGCCAGCCGAACCTGCGCGGCCTGGACTGGTGGGTCGAGACCGCCCCCAAGGTCTTGCCCCACCTGGCCCCGGAAACGGCGGACCTGCTGCGTGCGGAGCTGGCGTTCCAGCAGGACTTCGCCGGCGGCGTCGTCTACCGTGCGCTGCAGACCGGCCCGGTGCACGCCGACCTGTTCCGCAACAACGTGATGTTCGTCGGCGCGCGCTTGAGCGGCTGCTTCGACTTTTATTTTGCCGGCTGGGACACCTGGCTGTTCGACCTGGCGGTCACCGTCAACGACTGGTGCATCGACCTGGACAGCGGCCGCCTGGACGCCGCGCGGGTGCTGGCCCTGACGCGCGCCTACCATGCCGTGCGGCCGTTCACCGAGGCCGAGCAGGCCGCCTGGCAGCCGCTGCTGCGCGCCGCCGCCCTGCGTTTCTGGCTGTCGCGCCTGTACGATTTCTATCGTCCGCGCGCGGCCGAGATGCTGACGCCGCACGATCCGACCCACTTCGAGCGCGTCCTGCGCCAACGCATCCAGGTGCAAGCACCCGCCCTCACCGCATGA
- a CDS encoding BPSS1780 family membrane protein, translated as MNKLPARAGWDWLKQGVGLFRKQPAALTTLLFANILFSIALSALPIVGPVLAVVLIPSFSMAFMQACLMIENGDRVTPAVLLTGFRRPALVALCKVGLIYLAVSLGMMLLMKVAIAPEFLQTMAQPVDPDNPPDVAPGDMLALLGVFLVDVAALVTLCFTAPLTYWKQMSAGKATFYSFFAVMRTARAFVVLLAAWFSLFFGVLLVSVGIFGNAGVGRVVVMWLIFLFVLLLQCSMYAGYRTIFGKPEGKEAQPA; from the coding sequence ATGAACAAGCTGCCCGCACGCGCCGGCTGGGACTGGCTCAAACAAGGCGTCGGCCTGTTTCGCAAGCAGCCGGCCGCCCTGACCACCCTGCTGTTCGCCAATATCCTGTTCAGCATCGCGCTGTCGGCGCTGCCGATCGTCGGCCCGGTGCTGGCGGTGGTGCTGATCCCGTCGTTCTCGATGGCCTTCATGCAGGCATGCCTGATGATCGAAAATGGCGACCGGGTCACGCCGGCGGTGCTGCTGACCGGCTTTCGCCGGCCGGCGCTGGTGGCGCTGTGCAAGGTGGGTCTGATCTACCTGGCCGTGTCGCTGGGGATGATGCTGTTGATGAAGGTGGCGATCGCGCCGGAATTCCTGCAGACGATGGCGCAGCCGGTCGACCCGGACAACCCGCCCGACGTGGCGCCGGGCGACATGCTGGCGCTGCTGGGCGTGTTCCTGGTCGACGTGGCGGCGCTGGTGACGCTGTGCTTCACGGCGCCGCTGACCTACTGGAAGCAGATGAGCGCCGGCAAGGCGACCTTCTACAGCTTCTTTGCCGTGATGCGCACCGCGCGCGCCTTCGTGGTGCTGCTGGCGGCGTGGTTCAGCCTGTTCTTCGGGGTGCTGCTGGTGTCGGTCGGAATCTTCGGCAACGCGGGCGTGGGGCGCGTGGTGGTGATGTGGCTGATCTTCCTGTTCGTGCTGTTGCTGCAGTGCTCGATGTATGCGGGGTACCGGACGATTTTCGGCAAGCCGGAAGGCAAGGAAGCGCAGCCGGCATAG